The genomic window CCCACCCCGTCCGCTCCGCCGACTGCCGTCCCCGCATGCAGCAACGTGAACGCGTGTGCACTCGTCCCCGCACCGGGCACACCGTAGCGGCGCACCGCCTCCAGATTCGACGTGGCGTCGAAGCCCGCCAGGTAGGCGGCGCGGGCGCTGGACGGTGCGGCCAGTTCGTGAGTGCGCCGCGACCCCATCTCGATCATCCGGCGCCCACCGGACGCGCTGACCATCCGGGCGGCGGCCGAGGCGATCGCGCTGTCGTGGTTGAGGATCGACAGGACCAGCGTCTCCAGCACGACGCATTCGGCGAAGCTGCCGCGAACGGAGAGCACGGGGGAGCCGGGGAAATACAGCTCACCCTCGGCGTAGCCGTCGATGTCGCCGGTGAAGCGGTAGTCACGCAGCCACTCCACCGTCTCGGCGGGCAGGAATCGCGCGACCACTGCCAGCTCCGCTTCGCCGAACTGGAAGTGCTCCAGCGCGTCGAGCACCCGGCCGGTGCCCGCGACGACGCCGTAGCGGCGGCCGTGCGGGAGACGGCGGGCGAATACCTCGAAGGTGCAGCGGCGATGCGCGGAATCGTCGGCCAGCGCGGCGGCCAGCATGGTCAGTTCGTACTGGTCGGTCAGCAGTGCGGTGCTGGTGACGCCGTCGCCGTCGCGGATGTCCACGCAGCCAACTGTAGACAGGGTGGTTGTTCAGCATAGGCCGGTGCCCGCCCAGCGGTTGTGAAATGCTGGAAACAGGGCTGAGCGGGGTGTTGCTCATTCGGAGGCGAGTCGTACCCTTGACGTTATGGCCTTGTGCAACATAGTCCGAGGCGGCGTCGTGGTGGACGCCGTGGACGCCACGCTGTCGGCGGCACAGGCGACCCCGGAGGCGGTCGAATACACCGAGATCTTGGAAGCGGAAGATCGCCCGTGGGTCACTGTGGTCTGGGACGACCCGGTCAACCTCATGCACTACGTCGCCTACATATTCCAGAAGCTCTTCGGCTACAGCAAAGCGAAGGCGACCGAGCTGATGCTGTTGGTGCACAACGAGGGCAAGGCGGTGGTCTCGTCCGGTTCGCGAGACAAGATGGAACATGACGTCCAGCGGCTACACGCCGCGGGACTCTGGGCGACCATGCAGCGGGACGACTGACCAGGACGACTACCCTGACGCCGTGCGGAAGTGGAGCAGGAAAAACTCGCTCAGCGGTCTCAAACTGCGATCCGAGATGGACGCACGAGAGGCCAACGTGCTGAGGTCGCTGGTCGGCGCGGTCTCCGGGCTGCTCACCGAGCGAGCCGAAGCCGCGCCCGAGGACGACCTCGCCGCGCTGACCGGACTGCGCACCGGCAACACGGTGCCCCCCGAGGATCCGCGGCTGCGCAGACTGCTGCCGGACTTCCACCGCAGCGAACCCGGTTCCCCCGATGCCGACCGCGCCGACCTCAACAGCGCGCTGCGCGGACTGCACGAACCGGAGATCATCGATGCCAAGCTGGCCGCGGGCAGCGTCATCCTGGACACCGTGCCCACCGAGGGCGGCAAGATCGTGCTCACCCCCGAACAAGCCGACGCCTGGCTGACCGCTCTCACCGACGTGCGGCTGGCACTGGGCACGGTCC from Nocardia iowensis includes these protein-coding regions:
- the clpS gene encoding ATP-dependent Clp protease adapter ClpS yields the protein MALCNIVRGGVVVDAVDATLSAAQATPEAVEYTEILEAEDRPWVTVVWDDPVNLMHYVAYIFQKLFGYSKAKATELMLLVHNEGKAVVSSGSRDKMEHDVQRLHAAGLWATMQRDD
- a CDS encoding DUF2017 domain-containing protein produces the protein MRKWSRKNSLSGLKLRSEMDAREANVLRSLVGAVSGLLTERAEAAPEDDLAALTGLRTGNTVPPEDPRLRRLLPDFHRSEPGSPDADRADLNSALRGLHEPEIIDAKLAAGSVILDTVPTEGGKIVLTPEQADAWLTALTDVRLALGTVLGIDADTPDHLSPDDPRAPHLDVYHWLTWMQDSLLQALAP